A single window of Dendropsophus ebraccatus isolate aDenEbr1 chromosome 5, aDenEbr1.pat, whole genome shotgun sequence DNA harbors:
- the ACVR1B gene encoding activin receptor type-1B, with the protein MAELPAFFIVTIHILLLSGGPALTNALICLCSSCIKTNYTCETDGACMVSIANIDKVQHHMRACISASELVPAGKPFYCLSSEDIRNTECCYTDYCNKIDLLVPSGVTKENPPSGWGPVELVAVIAGPVFLIGVIIIVVVLFHCHQRVYHNRQRLDLEDPSCEMYLAKDKTLPDLIYDLSTSGSGSGLPLFVQRTVARTIVLQEIIGKGRFGEVWRGKWRGGDVAVKIFSSREERSWFREAEIYQTVMLRHENILGFIAADNKDNGTWTQLWLVSDYHEHGSLFDYLNRYTVTIEGMIKLALSAASGLAHLHMEIVGTQGKPGIAHRDLKSKNILVKKNGVCAIADLGLAVRHDSLTDTIDIAPNQRVGTKRYMAPEVLDESINMKHFDSFKCADIYALGLVYWEIARRCSAGGFHEEYQLPYYDLVPSDPSIEEMRKVVCDQKLRPNIPNWWQSYEALRVMGKMMRECWYANGAARLTALRIKKTLSQLSIQEDVKI; encoded by the exons ATGGCGGAGCTGCCGGCCTTCTTCATCGTTACCATCCACATCCTTCTACTCAGTGGCGGCCCCGCTTTAACGAATG CCCTGATTTGTCTTTGCTCCAGTTGCATCAAAACCAACTACACGTGCGAGACAGATGGCGCCTGCATGGTCTCTATTGCCAACATAGATAAAGTACAGCATCACATGCGAGCATGCATTTCTGCGAGTGAACTCGTCCCGGCAGGAAAACCATTTTATTGTCTCAGTTCAGAAGACATCCGCAACACAGAATGCTGCTACACAGACTACTGCAACAAGATCGACCTCCTGGTACCAAGCG GTGTCACAAAGGAGAATCCACCATCAGGTTGGGGCCCTGTAGAGCTTGTAGCTGTTATAGCTGGCCCCGTGTTTCTCATTGGTGTCATCATTATTGTGGTGGTCCTTTTCCATTGCCACCAGAGGGTTTATCACAACCGACAACGACTTGACCTGGAAGATCCATCATGTGAAATGTATCTGGCAAAAGATAAAACTCTTCCAGACTTGATCTATGATCTGTCTACTTCAGGATCTGGCTCAG GACTTCCACTTTTTGTGCAGCGCACTGTAGCAAGAACAATCGTCCTTCAAGAAATCATCGGGAAAGGGCGCTTTGGTGAAGTGTGGCGTGGGAAGTGGAGAGGAGGGGACGTGGCAGTCAAAATCTTCTCTTCTAGAGAAGAAAGGTCATGGTTCAGGGAAGCGGAGATCTACCAGACTGTGATGCTGCGTCATGAGAATATTCTGGGATTTATTGCAGCAGACAACAAAG ACAATGGGACGTGGACTCAGTTGTGGCTTGTGTCTGACTACCATGAACATGGCTCTTTGTTTGACTATCTGAATAGATACACAGTTACCATAGAAGGGATGATAAAGCTTGCCCTTTCAGCTGCCAGTGGCCTTGCTCATTTGCATATGGAAATAGTTGGCACTCAGG GAAAACCTGGAATCGCTCACAGGGATCTTAAGTCCAAAAACATCCTGGTAAAGAAAAATGGTGTGTGTGCGATTGCAGACTTGGGTCTTGCTGTGCGGCATGATTCTCTCACAGACACAATAGACATTGCTCCAAACCAGAGAGTTGGGACCAAACG ATATATGGCTCCAGAAGTCTTGGATGAAAGTATAAATATGAAGCACTTTGATTCCTTTAAGTGTGCGGACATTTATGCTCTTGGCTTAGTGTACTGGGAAATTGCTCGTAGATGCAGTGCTGGAG GCTTCCACGAGGAATATCAGCTTCCATACTATGATCTTGTACCATCAGATCCTTCTATTGAAGAAATGCGAAAAGTTGTATGTGACCAGAAATTAAGGCCTAACATACCTAATTGGTGGCAAAGTTATGAg GCTCTTCGGGTGATGGGGAAAATGATGAGAGAGTGCTGGTATGCAAATGGGGCAGCACGCTTAACAGCTCTGCGCATCAAGAAAACACTGTCACAGCTCAGCATACAGGAGGATGTGAAAATCTGA